The proteins below are encoded in one region of Ephemeroptericola cinctiostellae:
- a CDS encoding type IV pilin protein translates to MKSKSSKSQNGFTLLELLVVIAIIGVLSSLAVGRYQDYIISSNRHAAQTRLLMAQQAMERYFLRANTYVGAALPALDPNEPYVLAFAAGFPTATTYQISARQTGLPDLDCGTLSINETGQRFSTGALPLGDCWR, encoded by the coding sequence ATGAAATCGAAATCATCCAAATCTCAGAATGGATTTACTTTGCTGGAATTGTTGGTGGTGATTGCCATCATCGGCGTGTTGTCGTCTTTGGCGGTTGGGCGCTACCAAGACTACATCATCAGTTCAAACCGTCATGCGGCACAAACAAGGCTGTTGATGGCGCAACAAGCCATGGAGCGTTATTTTTTACGCGCCAATACTTATGTGGGGGCGGCACTGCCCGCATTGGATCCCAATGAGCCTTATGTTCTTGCTTTTGCTGCAGGCTTTCCAACGGCAACGACTTATCAAATATCTGCTAGACAAACTGGGCTTCCTGATCTAGATTGTGGGACTTTAAGTATTAACGAAACGGGGCAGAGATTTTCCACAGGAGCTTTACCTTTGGGTGATTGTTGGCGATGA
- the aroC gene encoding chorismate synthase — protein sequence MAGSTFGQLFSVTNFGESHGPAIGCVIDGCPPGLALSAEDIQPDLDRRRPGTSRHVTQRQEADQVEILSGVFEGKTTGTPIALLIRNQDQRSGDYGNIAVQFRPGHADYTYWHKYGIRDYRGGGRSSARLTAPMVAAGAVAKKWLKEKFGTEVMGCMTALGDVHIPFQDWDHVAQNPFFAPNNEIVPELEAYMDALRRSGDSVGARLMVGATNVPVGLGAPLFDKLDADIAYAMMGVNAVKGVEMGDGFDVVAQRGSQHGDEMPPSGFKSNHAGGVLGGISTGQPIVVHVAIKPTSSIRIPRESMDIHGHPATVETFGRHDPCVGIRATPILEAMLALVLMDHALLHRAQNGDVSVSTPVLHLQHGE from the coding sequence ATGGCAGGCAGCACTTTTGGACAACTTTTTAGTGTCACTAACTTTGGCGAATCTCATGGGCCCGCGATCGGCTGCGTGATCGATGGTTGCCCTCCAGGTTTGGCATTGTCGGCGGAAGACATTCAGCCTGATTTAGACCGCCGTCGTCCGGGGACATCACGCCATGTGACGCAACGACAAGAAGCGGATCAAGTCGAAATTTTATCTGGGGTGTTTGAGGGCAAAACCACAGGCACGCCCATTGCGTTGTTGATTCGCAATCAAGACCAGCGCAGCGGTGATTATGGCAATATTGCCGTGCAGTTTCGTCCCGGTCATGCCGATTACACCTATTGGCATAAATACGGCATCCGCGATTACCGTGGTGGTGGCCGCTCTTCAGCGCGCCTAACCGCACCAATGGTGGCAGCAGGTGCGGTGGCCAAAAAATGGTTGAAAGAAAAATTTGGTACCGAGGTGATGGGCTGCATGACCGCATTGGGTGATGTTCACATTCCATTCCAAGATTGGGATCATGTCGCTCAGAACCCATTTTTTGCACCCAATAATGAGATTGTGCCTGAATTAGAAGCTTATATGGATGCCTTGCGCCGTTCAGGTGATTCTGTCGGGGCGCGTTTAATGGTGGGGGCAACCAATGTGCCCGTTGGCTTGGGTGCGCCTTTGTTTGATAAGCTCGATGCAGACATTGCTTACGCCATGATGGGTGTGAATGCGGTCAAAGGCGTTGAAATGGGTGATGGTTTTGATGTGGTCGCGCAACGTGGTTCGCAGCATGGGGATGAAATGCCACCATCGGGCTTTAAATCGAATCATGCGGGTGGGGTGCTCGGCGGTATTTCGACAGGCCAGCCCATCGTCGTGCACGTTGCCATTAAGCCCACTTCGTCGATTCGTATTCCACGTGAGAGCATGGACATCCATGGCCATCCCGCCACCGTTGAGACCTTTGGACGGCATGACCCATGCGTGGGCATTCGCGCAACACCTATTTTGGAAGCCATGCTGGCTTTGGTTTTGATGGATCACGCGTTATTGCATCGCGCGCAGAATGGCGATGTCAGTGTTTCAACCCCAGTATTACATTTACAACACGGAGAGTGA
- a CDS encoding M48 family metallopeptidase, with protein MTFLTSKTAAAIAVSLTLAACGTQQTTTTGSAVGVERKQTFSISSEAINTQAAQSYTEMVAQARTKGALNKDAALTARVRGIANRLIAKAPVLRPDSKSWAWEVNVFADNEINAFCFPGGKIGVYSGLISRLNLTDDEIAQVMGHEIAHALREHTREQQSREQGIGLVSGVIGAVGEAYGLSNVGQIASIGADLGFNLPFSRAHETEADQLGIELAARAGYNPDAAVTLWDKMQRVEGGEIPQILSTHPNSGNRQASLRVLAEKVRPLYLAAKKK; from the coding sequence ATGACTTTTTTGACTTCAAAAACAGCAGCTGCGATTGCAGTGTCTTTGACTTTAGCGGCGTGCGGTACACAGCAAACAACCACCACGGGCAGTGCTGTTGGTGTTGAGCGCAAGCAAACTTTTTCAATTTCATCTGAAGCGATTAATACACAGGCGGCACAAAGCTACACTGAAATGGTTGCTCAAGCGCGCACCAAAGGAGCGCTCAATAAAGATGCGGCACTGACCGCTCGCGTGCGTGGCATTGCCAACCGTTTGATTGCAAAAGCACCTGTTTTGCGCCCTGATTCAAAATCATGGGCGTGGGAAGTCAATGTGTTTGCAGATAACGAAATCAATGCGTTTTGCTTTCCAGGCGGTAAAATTGGGGTGTACAGCGGTTTGATTTCACGTTTGAATTTGACCGATGACGAAATCGCTCAAGTAATGGGGCATGAGATTGCCCACGCTTTGCGTGAGCACACTCGCGAACAGCAATCACGTGAACAAGGCATCGGTCTTGTTTCAGGCGTGATTGGCGCCGTGGGTGAAGCATATGGTCTATCCAATGTGGGGCAGATTGCATCAATTGGGGCTGATTTGGGTTTCAATTTGCCATTCAGTCGCGCACATGAAACAGAGGCAGATCAGTTGGGCATCGAATTGGCTGCACGTGCGGGATACAATCCTGACGCAGCTGTGACGCTGTGGGACAAAATGCAACGCGTAGAAGGCGGAGAAATCCCTCAGATTTTGAGCACGCACCCCAACTCAGGTAACCGTCAAGCTTCATTGCGTGTACTGGCTGAAAAAGTTCGCCCTTTGTACCTCGCAGCGAAGAAAAAATAA